The Flammeovirga agarivorans genome window below encodes:
- a CDS encoding tetratricopeptide repeat protein — protein sequence MNEQYNINDIRQLENGLTKNPNDTDLINKLAIGYLSCREADSFNKVDGLLKKAFEIKPSIKTANNYAYQIITDWDDYERGIEILQPFIDKEPKSYMPYNLIGYAYLMKENYEKAKFYFEKALTLSQTEMVEIIHNLAVCENYLDNPQKALTLYDKSIELMDKDNESKFNKAVCQIELGLTSEIDQIIQKIRKSESYKDLTAWVSCTDLSQLCYLNNDLKQAYDILMESPNFDLQSYPEFCYLLLKYNDSKFNELAEEEVESKKSWIADLNDPEDEEYEDYTEQERLAEIKKLNEEIEIIRTLRQKLINPPEIKPSELYKTIFCGCLFYDCKIHGTQFDE from the coding sequence ATGAACGAGCAGTATAACATAAACGATATAAGACAACTTGAAAATGGACTAACTAAAAATCCTAATGACACGGATTTAATAAATAAGTTGGCTATAGGTTATTTAAGTTGTAGAGAAGCAGATAGTTTTAATAAAGTTGATGGATTATTAAAAAAAGCGTTTGAGATTAAGCCTTCCATAAAAACTGCAAATAATTATGCATATCAGATAATAACGGACTGGGATGATTACGAAAGAGGAATAGAAATATTACAACCATTCATTGACAAAGAACCAAAATCGTATATGCCATATAATTTGATTGGCTATGCATATTTAATGAAAGAAAACTATGAGAAAGCTAAGTTCTATTTTGAGAAAGCTCTGACTTTGTCTCAAACTGAGATGGTAGAAATTATCCACAATTTAGCGGTGTGTGAGAATTATTTAGATAATCCACAAAAAGCTTTGACTTTATATGACAAGTCAATTGAATTAATGGACAAAGACAATGAATCAAAATTTAATAAAGCCGTTTGTCAAATTGAACTTGGATTGACATCTGAAATAGACCAAATTATCCAAAAGATTAGAAAAAGTGAATCATATAAAGACTTAACAGCTTGGGTTTCATGTACTGACTTGAGTCAGCTATGTTATTTAAATAATGATTTAAAACAGGCTTATGATATATTAATGGAAAGTCCAAATTTCGATTTGCAATCATATCCTGAATTTTGCTATTTGCTTTTAAAATACAATGATTCAAAATTTAATGAACTTGCTGAAGAAGAAGTTGAAAGTAAAAAATCATGGATAGCTGATTTAAATGATCCTGAAGATGAAGAATATGAAGATTATACCGAGCAAGAAAGACTAGCTGAAATAAAGAAACTGAACGAAGAAATAGAAATAATAAGAACGTTAAGACAAAAATTGATTAATCCGCCTGAAATAAAACCATCTGAATTATACAAGACTATATTTTGTGGTTGTTTGTTTTATGATTGCAAAATCCACGGCACT